The bacterium nucleotide sequence ACCAATAACATTATCCTTTCCTAAAGCGTCCGTTGCCAAAGCAGCAACCAGGGATGAATCAATCCCTCCACTTAAGCCAATCACTACCTTTTTAAAGCCATTTTTTAGACAATAGTCAAAAAGCCCCAATATCAAGGCTTGATAAATCTCAGGGATTGGTTCTAATGGTTCTATTTTTCTTTTTGGAATAGGTGGTTTTTTTTCTTCTCTTTTTCCAATCTCTAAATCCGTAATCAATAAATCCTCCTTGAATTGCCCTGCCCTTTCTATTATTCTCCCTTTATCATCTAAAACCATACTGGCTCCATCAAAGACCAGCTCATCCTGTCCTCCCACAAGGTTTGCATAGGCAATAAAGATAGAGTTTTTCTTTGCCTGGTATGATAAAATTTTTTCTTCCTCCTTTCTCTTTCCATAATGATATGGAGAGGCACTACAATTAAAAATAAGCCTTACATCCGTTAAAGCAACATTTTTTACTAATGCCTTATCCCATATATCCTCACAGATATTTACCGAAAAAATAATGTTTTTAAACCTAAAAATTCTAGGTTTTTCTCCCTCCTTGAAATACCTCTTCTCATCAAATACACTATAATTTAGAAGGCACATTTTGTGATAGGTTCCCCTAATTCTTCTTTGATAAATTATAGAAGCCGCATTGTATAAATTATTCCCTTTTCTATCCACAAAGCCAACAATCGCTACAATGTCAAATACCTCTTTGCTTAATTCATTTAAGAGAGCTAAATTGTCCAAAACAAATTTTGGTTTAAAGAGGAGGTCTTCGGGTGGATAGCCAGTTATTGAAAGCTCAGGGAATGCAATTATATCTACCTTAAATTCTTCTGCCTGCTTGATATATTCCTTTATCTTGCGACAATTTCCAGAGATATCACCCACCGTCGTATTTATTTGAGCAATCCCTATTCTAAGCATTAATCTTATTTTTGGTTTTAATTCATAAAAAATGATATAGCAGTAAGTCCAAAATTATTTACATATTTTTAAGATAGCGTTTAATTTCATCGTGGGTGCCAACAATGACAAATTTTACCACATCCCCTTTTAATCTAAATTGTCAAATGAAGGTTTGCGCTCATATCCCATCTAAACTTCTTCTAAACTTGTCAGAAAATCTTTAGCGTTTAGATAGAGATTACCTGATTGGCTATTTTCTCAAGCTTGTCCCATTCATTTCTGCTAAAATCTTCCCCTTTTTCAATCGTGGCTAATGGTTTTATCAATACCCCATTCTACAAGTTCAAATCCTATTCTCTCTCCTTGCTGCTTGATATGGAGTGCCTTTCTAACCTTAGCGGGTATAGTAATTTGTCCTTTGGAAGATAGGGTAGCGGTTGCCATAGAAACACTCATTTTACTAACCCCCTTTCTTTACTTTTCATAAGTTAAGAATAACAAATTTTTGGCTAAGTGTCAACAAGAAAAGTGGAAAGGTCGCAATCCCTTATTTTGCTTCGCTTACGCTTCCAAGATACTTCGTATTCATCAGGTCTTAGACTCTTATACTTTCTAATAAAAAAACCAATCTATAAGTTATAGTATCTTCCATTACTTAGTGCAAAAATAGTATTTAAGAAATTTTGAATTCTAAATTTTGAATTTTGAATTGAAAAAGGTTAAGTTTTATAAAATTCAAAATTCAACATTCAAAATTCATAATTTTATAAAGTTTTCCTTAAGATTATCTAAACACATACATTTTGTAAAGCGTTATGGAATTAACTATAATGTCAAATCCTATTGATTTTATGAGATTCTCTTTAACTTTCAAAAAGTCTTGGTCTGAAAGTTTTCCTATTTTATGAAGAACCATATCCTCTTTTATTGTCCTAATAATCCCGCAAACTAATGATGGTTGGATTAACTTCGCTCTTTTCCAGTCTTCTATCTTCGTATCACCCAATAATACCCTTAGAAAAAGAAGAGGTAAAATAATTGATATCCAATCGTAGGGCATTGTCTGCCTGTCTGACTTGCCAATCTGAAATACTTCTTTCTGATTTTAGGTGATTTAAAAACCTTTCAATCCGTAGAGCAAAGTTAATCTCTTCATTTTTATTAGAAAAGGCAAGGAACTTACTTACCCAGTAAGCATAGAAAGATATGTTTTTTCAGGAAGTTGTATTTTTCATCTCTAACCCTCAATCTGACAAAATTTCAACAATAGACGAACTTCGTCTATTATTAACAATGATTTTACGAAAGTCAAAAGATTTTTTCTTGACAACAATATTAACAAGGTGTAAAATTTTTATCATAAGACAAATCTTTTAGTAACTAAAAAAGAATTTCGTCTATTAAATGTTAGGCTTCTGAAGAAGAGGAGGTAAAATCTTTGAAGAAGGTTTATAAAGGTATAGTTGAGGGCAATGTTATTCGTCTTGAGAAACAGGTAGAACTTCCTGTTGGAACACAAATCCTTGTTATGTTAAAAACACTTTACAAGGACGAACAAGAAGAAATAAAAGACAGGCAGATGAAACTCCTTGACAAAGGATTTTATCTTGGGGAAAAATTATACTCAAGACGGGAGGATCTATATGCCAGATAAGCTCATTGATACAAACATTCTTGTATACGCTTACGATACCTCTGAGGGGACAAAACATGAGGTGTCAAAGGATCTTTTGAACACGTTTGGGAAGAGGTGGAGGAATTGTTTGTTTGCAAAACCTGATGGAATTCTTTGTTGTCATCACCAAAAAAGTCGAAAATTCTATTGATGTTACAGGAGCAAAAACTATTGTGGAAGACATTCTTAAATCAGATAATTGGAGAGTTATCGACAGGGATGAAGACACATTTTTAAGTGCTATTAATCTTGTTTTTAAACACAAGATTCACTTATGGGATGCTCTCATTGGAGCTTGCATGAAGGAGAATGGAATTGCTGAAATTGTGACGGAAAACAAGGAAGATTTTGAGAAGATTCCAGATATAAAGGTTATCGTTCCCTTTTGAGTTAATCGTGGCAAAAAGGAG carries:
- a CDS encoding PIN domain-containing protein; translated protein: MGRGGGIVCLQNLMEFFVVITKKVENSIDVTGAKTIVEDILKSDNWRVIDRDEDTFLSAINLVFKHKIHLWDALIGACMKENGIAEIVTENKEDFEKIPDIKVIVPF
- a CDS encoding NAD+ synthase, with translation MLRIGIAQINTTVGDISGNCRKIKEYIKQAEEFKVDIIAFPELSITGYPPEDLLFKPKFVLDNLALLNELSKEVFDIVAIVGFVDRKGNNLYNAASIIYQRRIRGTYHKMCLLNYSVFDEKRYFKEGEKPRIFRFKNIIFSVNICEDIWDKALVKNVALTDVRLIFNCSASPYHYGKRKEEEKILSYQAKKNSIFIAYANLVGGQDELVFDGASMVLDDKGRIIERAGQFKEDLLITDLEIGKREEKKPPIPKRKIEPLEPIPEIYQALILGLFDYCLKNGFKKVVIGLSGGIDSSLVAALATDALGKDNVIGVFMPSIYSSKESFEDAKELAENLEIKLINIPISDIFNLYLSFLKPYFKGHKRNITEENLQARIRGNILMALSNKFGWLVLATGNKSEISTGYTTLYGDMAGGFACLKDIPKTLVYKLAGYRNSKELVIPERVLKKEPTAELKPDQKDSDTLPEYETLDPIVKAYIEENKDLQEITSLGFDKKIVSYVLSLIDKSEYKRRQSPPGIKITPKAFGKDRRMPITNKYRG
- a CDS encoding AbrB/MazE/SpoVT family DNA-binding domain-containing protein, with translation MSVSMATATLSSKGQITIPAKVRKALHIKQQGERIGFELVEWGIDKTISHD